In the Malania oleifera isolate guangnan ecotype guangnan chromosome 1, ASM2987363v1, whole genome shotgun sequence genome, one interval contains:
- the LOC131163091 gene encoding uncharacterized protein LOC131163091, translated as MVDVDRRMTGLNPAHIAGLRRLSARAAVPSGPSTPHPVRNGLLSYASLAEKVITHLRDSGIQVQLGLSDAEFARAEAEFGFAFPPDLRAVLSAGLPVGPGFPDWRAAGARLHMRASLDLPIAAISFQIARNALWSKSWGPRPSDPEKALRIARNALKRAPLLIPIFSHCYIPCNPSLAGNPIFFVDENRIFCCGSDLSNFFERESLFQSSDPQVLKKQRSVSEKFAGSSSNFSRRSLDAGGASGGRTPRWVEFWSDAAVDRRRRNSSSSSSTSTSTSTSTSTSSSSPERFFDMPRSELPKWVEEYIEQIGSVLREGGWSESDVAEIVHVSASGFFEGEMVLLDNQAVLDALLLKADRFSDSLRKAGWSSEEVSDALGFDFRPEKERKPVKKLSPELVQRIGKLAESVSRS; from the coding sequence ATGGTCGACGTGGACCGGAGAATGACCGGTCTCAACCCGGCTCACATAGCCGGCCTCCGCCGGCTCTCTGCCAGAGCGGCGGTTCCATCCGGCCCCAGTACGCCTCATCCGGTCCGAAACGGTCTTCTCTCCTACGCTTCTCTCGCCGAAAAAGTCATCACCCACCTCCGCGACTCGGGCATACAGGTTCAACTCGGCTTGTCCGACGCCGAGTTCGCTCGCGCAGAGGCCGAGTTCGGCTTTGCATTCCCTCCCGACCTTCGAGCCGTTCTCTCCGCCGGCTTGCCCGTCGGTCCTGGGTTTCCCGATTGGCGAGCCGCCGGCGCTCGCCTGCATATGCGGGCCTCTCTCGACCTTCCGATCGCGGCGATTTCGTTCCAAATAGCTCGTAATGCTCTCTGGTCCAAATCGTGGGGTCCTAGACCCTCCGACCCGGAAAAGGCCTTGCGGATCGCGAGAAATGCTCTGAAACGAGCTCCCCTTTTGATCCCTATTTTCAGTCATTGCTACATTCCTTGTAACCCTTCGTTAGCCGGAAATCCTATTTTCTTCGTGGACGAGAATCGCATATTTTGTTGCGGGTCGGATCTATCCAATTTCTTCGAACGCGAGTCCCTGTTCCAGAGCTCCGACCCTCAGGTTCTCAAAAAGCAACGATCCGTGAGCGAGAAATTCGCCGGGTCGTCCTCGAACTTCTCCAGGAGAAGCTTAGATGCCGGCGGCGCGTCCGGGGGGAGGACGCCGAGATGGGTGGAGTTTTGGAGCGACGCCGCCGTGGACCGCCGGCGGAGGAACTCGTCCTCTTCGTCGTCGACGTCGACCTCAACATCAACATCAACCTCAACATCGTCGTCGTCGCCGGAGAGGTTTTTCGACATGCCCAGGTCTGAACTCCCGAAGTGGGTAGAGGAGTACATCGAGCAGATCGGGTCCGTTCTGAGGGAAGGCGGGTGGTCGGAATCGGACGTCGCGGAGATTGTCCACGTGTCAGCATCCGGATTCTTCGAGGGGGAGATGGTTTTGCTGGACAACCAAGCGGTTCTGGATGCTCTCCTGTTGAAGGCGGACCGGTTTTCGGACTCGCTCCGAAAAGCCGGGTGGAGCTCAGAAGAGGTGTCGGATGCACTGGGGTTTGATTTCCGACCGGAGAAGGAGCGGAAGCCGGTTAAGAAACTTTCGCCGGAGCTCGTGCAAAGAATCGGAAAACTGGCTGAGTCGGTATCCCGGTCCTAA